In Desulfobulbus oralis, one DNA window encodes the following:
- a CDS encoding IS630 family transposase, whose amino-acid sequence MERADIVQAREEWRRVQDETPCEHLVFLDESGAKTNMTRLYGRAPLGERCFDHAPDGRWKTVTMLSSIRLDGTTECLVFAGALDRRTFEAYVKESLAPALKEGDVVVMDNLRAHKSPTAQQAIAARGARVLFLPAYSPDLNPIEKMWSKVKQLLRGFKAWNTDELFTAIGQALDKVTASDAKGWFASCGYSNFQS is encoded by the coding sequence GTGGAACGGGCAGACATTGTCCAGGCCCGTGAAGAGTGGCGCAGGGTGCAGGATGAAACGCCGTGCGAGCATCTGGTGTTTCTGGACGAAAGCGGCGCAAAAACGAATATGACGCGCCTGTACGGTCGTGCGCCTCTGGGCGAGCGGTGCTTCGACCATGCGCCGGATGGTCGCTGGAAAACGGTGACCATGCTGTCCTCCATTCGCCTTGATGGCACCACGGAATGTCTGGTGTTTGCTGGCGCGTTGGACAGGCGCACCTTTGAAGCATACGTAAAGGAGAGTCTTGCGCCTGCGCTGAAAGAGGGTGATGTGGTTGTGATGGACAATTTGCGTGCGCATAAATCTCCGACAGCGCAGCAGGCGATTGCAGCGCGCGGAGCACGAGTGCTTTTCCTGCCTGCGTACAGCCCGGATTTGAACCCGATAGAAAAGATGTGGAGCAAGGTGAAACAGCTTTTGCGAGGCTTCAAAGCATGGAACACAGACGAGCTTTTTACCGCCATTGGCCAGGCCCTGGACAAGGTCACCGCAAGCGATGCCAAAGGCTGGTTCGCTTCATGTGGGTATAGTAATTTTCAAAGTTAA
- a CDS encoding helix-turn-helix domain-containing protein has protein sequence MKIAGKDFRQRAVAVYQSGEFTREEVAKMFGYTTTTIGNWMRTFKKEGRITSLPRGHRAPAFTAGEQQQLRELVRKQPDMTLEEIRTHFGKNCSLPTVSNTLARLGLTFKKRR, from the coding sequence ATGAAAATAGCCGGTAAAGATTTTCGCCAGCGTGCGGTGGCAGTGTATCAGTCAGGGGAGTTCACGCGGGAAGAAGTGGCCAAAATGTTTGGCTACACCACGACCACCATTGGTAACTGGATGCGGACCTTCAAAAAGGAAGGCCGGATCACGTCGTTGCCGCGAGGCCACAGAGCGCCGGCGTTCACAGCCGGGGAGCAACAGCAGTTACGGGAGCTTGTGCGGAAACAGCCCGATATGACCCTTGAAGAAATCAGGACGCATTTTGGCAAAAACTGTTCTCTGCCCACGGTGTCCAATACGCTGGCCAGACTGGGGCTCACGTTTAAAAAAAGACGTTAA
- a CDS encoding RHS repeat-associated core domain-containing protein has translation MVWQAAALPFGQTQLQLGTVHNNLRFPGQYFDAETGLHYNWNRYYDPETKRYILPDPIGLGEGLNLYAYAENDPVNRLYLWRLAECI, from the coding sequence GTGGTCTGGCAGGCGGCTGCCCTGCCCTTTGGCCAGACCCAGCTCCAACTCGGCACGGTGCATAACAACCTGAGGTTCCCCGGTCAGTACTTTGACGCCGAGACCGGCCTGCATTACAACTGGAACCGCTACTACGACCCGGAGACCAAAAGATATATTTTACCTGATCCCATTGGCCTAGGTGAGGGACTTAACCTCTATGCCTATGCGGAAAATGATCCGGTAAACAGACTGTATTTATGGAGACTAGCCGAGTGTATATAG
- a CDS encoding sel1 repeat family protein, whose protein sequence is MKENIDIRLLAAKEAIKSEMFEEAINILDELIAENCSEAMVIRSEIGLADESAEDMNNREINLLTKAALLGNAEALYYMSIHYDTGDIVNVDKDLAIFYSELAAEKNILMHYGDEGYVCFIKKGI, encoded by the coding sequence ATGAAAGAAAATATTGATATTCGATTATTGGCTGCAAAAGAAGCAATTAAATCAGAAATGTTTGAAGAAGCAATTAATATTCTTGATGAATTAATTGCAGAAAATTGTTCAGAAGCAATGGTTATCAGATCTGAGATAGGCCTAGCCGATGAATCTGCAGAAGATATGAATAATAGAGAAATCAATCTTTTAACAAAAGCAGCATTATTAGGAAATGCTGAAGCATTATATTACATGAGTATACATTACGATACTGGAGATATTGTTAATGTTGACAAAGATCTTGCAATATTTTATTCAGAGCTTGCTGCAGAAAAAAACATCCTCATGCATTATGGCGACGAGGGATACGTATGCTTTATCAAAAAGGGAATATAG
- a CDS encoding PEP/pyruvate-binding domain-containing protein, with product MMSAEQASSIQSQALSANLKETAGTVHVDPRFAPLRDIVGRQPGLLAKIDALLHEVSHPFRNWKLIIPELRSYVLKNVNIYRDHEKGPEAFALFVGIFFDALVESAKNESLVNRILDALLAYVDKLALNLDAATLPRYEAGLTDFARRIRELDSSAPQLLLAIVQSQYTLRRMTTHIMQLWREETDPGHCRALKEMSQVMLQRNYAYWLAEEDPEPWFDKNCGVYCASWPGRPLLQAISHARIRACMARLEELESAEPERALGEMLKLPEHMDFVRSYRDIPAWMTIEQTGEKDTKALDKWRLLFLFRIMETEGLGLIHEETLREINRSLGQLIRRQTFEQIERFFTTTFRLLKTNVKRYPHTSLQCIQAIGNEVFQRNNSRLVEAFLWETVRFGFQYANVRGVDEDWQPIANPAHLTNIRVWLSLIQQEPKWCSTLFSALIINLHLSGTCVRDTDLFQRDITALLNHPIAPIYNLAKQFTKLMPVFFNDIGAEGELRDVSTELDEGHRRKDKLIHFLRKQAHVESNNLIVGFIEGIFLFWLDLDPGHVAPYVPQELLSQIDPHGPFVVEEHRLSLRIQKECAIWKLSQLLVWPDDRRDAYLARQTDIPEVERMRYARLHRMYKLVHVKYNLSLPEIHAQLEQAIQGGFPEIEQLLQLLEREKNPFVCLEALLDELEGLKAVILSPEHFEPTEQIYHKRHIAVDIPSVYGRYSERKFDALGLTFRLETVANVYLERLFDTVNLSFITQATFISILRCLKVFSRALNVDGIGSRRLDTYISMLESSIGIRRFSYTQQLDIMRGLSEGVKDIIYAYYTNIHQNNLSIIVPQIGMENMLAKYQKVWDNDARNMPENVLRISEIFFRDLIATTFGLQHLDNFIGNIISTLESQQDLLDHDTLDLLMTYNPKMAISLIHDPNPATNNLIHLGNKGYNLMVLAGEQKPVPPAFVITTEVFRCRSALQRFGRAREEFMRRMRRAITEVENRAGLVFGSTERPLLLSVRSGSAISMPGIMSTIHNVGFNEELVEEYVSLHPERRYFAWDNFRRFQQSWGMCEGMDREDFQEIMNAHKAQFHVRYKREFTAEAMHELALKYQDLVRSRGFAVPDDPWLQLVAAVELVLHSWDTPKAREYRHLMRVSDDWGTAVIVQAMAYGNLNAGAGSGVLFTAHPYRKVRRVALWGDYATGDQGEDIVSGLVTSYPISVEQAEIDGRDEDMTLERRFPEIYERLLTISRELVYDKEWNAQEIEFTFEGPKAEQLYLLQSRDMITIKKKEHLMVFADSDFAHRHIVAKGIGVSGSAMSGKAVFTEEHIRDLRRAAPDEKLILIRQDTVPEDIREISMADGLVTSRGGQTSHASVMATRLEKTCVVGCREMQVYETEGYAQIGDTRIAFGDPIAIDGRHGLLLEGNYPLNEEVHILPL from the coding sequence ATGATGTCCGCAGAACAGGCCTCTTCCATCCAATCGCAGGCTCTGAGCGCCAACCTGAAGGAAACCGCGGGGACCGTGCATGTCGATCCCCGCTTTGCCCCCCTGAGAGATATCGTGGGCCGCCAGCCGGGCCTGCTCGCGAAAATCGATGCACTGCTGCACGAGGTCAGTCACCCTTTTCGCAACTGGAAACTGATCATCCCGGAACTGCGTTCCTATGTGTTGAAGAACGTCAATATCTACCGGGACCACGAAAAGGGGCCAGAGGCCTTTGCCCTCTTTGTGGGCATTTTTTTCGATGCCCTCGTGGAATCAGCCAAAAATGAGTCTCTGGTCAACCGTATTCTGGATGCGCTCCTGGCCTATGTGGACAAGCTGGCCCTGAACCTGGACGCTGCCACGCTGCCCCGCTACGAGGCGGGGCTGACCGATTTTGCCCGTCGCATACGGGAACTGGACAGCAGCGCGCCGCAACTGCTGCTGGCCATTGTCCAGAGTCAGTACACGCTCCGCAGGATGACAACCCACATCATGCAGCTTTGGCGGGAGGAAACCGATCCCGGACACTGCAGGGCGCTGAAGGAGATGAGCCAGGTCATGCTGCAGCGCAACTATGCATACTGGCTCGCCGAGGAGGATCCGGAGCCCTGGTTCGACAAAAACTGCGGCGTCTACTGTGCAAGCTGGCCGGGCAGGCCGCTTTTGCAGGCCATTTCCCATGCACGCATCCGGGCGTGCATGGCCAGACTGGAGGAGCTGGAGAGCGCCGAGCCTGAACGCGCGCTGGGCGAAATGCTGAAGCTGCCGGAACACATGGATTTTGTCCGCAGCTACCGGGACATTCCGGCCTGGATGACGATAGAGCAAACAGGCGAAAAGGATACCAAAGCGCTGGACAAGTGGCGGCTGCTCTTCCTCTTCCGCATCATGGAAACCGAGGGGCTTGGGCTCATTCACGAGGAGACGCTCCGGGAGATCAACCGCTCCCTGGGGCAGCTCATCCGCCGCCAGACTTTCGAGCAGATCGAGCGCTTTTTCACCACCACCTTCCGCCTGCTCAAGACCAATGTCAAACGCTACCCGCACACCTCCTTGCAGTGCATCCAGGCCATCGGCAATGAAGTCTTTCAGCGTAACAATTCCCGCCTGGTCGAGGCCTTTCTCTGGGAGACGGTGCGCTTCGGCTTCCAGTACGCGAACGTGCGCGGCGTGGACGAGGACTGGCAGCCCATCGCCAACCCGGCCCACCTCACCAATATCCGTGTGTGGCTCTCCCTCATCCAGCAGGAACCGAAGTGGTGCTCCACACTCTTCTCCGCACTCATCATCAATCTGCACCTCTCCGGCACCTGCGTGCGGGATACCGATCTGTTCCAGCGCGACATCACCGCTCTTCTGAACCACCCCATCGCGCCGATTTACAATCTGGCCAAGCAGTTCACCAAGCTGATGCCGGTGTTCTTCAACGATATCGGCGCGGAAGGCGAGCTGCGCGATGTATCCACCGAACTTGACGAGGGCCATCGCCGCAAGGATAAACTCATCCATTTCCTGCGCAAGCAGGCGCACGTGGAGTCCAACAACCTGATTGTGGGTTTTATCGAGGGCATTTTCCTGTTCTGGCTGGATCTGGACCCGGGCCACGTGGCGCCCTACGTGCCCCAGGAGCTGCTCTCGCAGATTGACCCGCATGGCCCTTTTGTGGTCGAAGAGCACCGGCTTTCGCTGCGCATCCAGAAGGAATGCGCCATCTGGAAGCTGTCGCAGCTTCTGGTCTGGCCGGACGACAGGCGGGACGCCTATCTGGCCAGACAGACCGACATTCCGGAAGTGGAGCGGATGCGCTATGCCCGGCTGCACCGCATGTACAAGCTTGTGCACGTGAAGTACAACCTCTCGCTGCCCGAGATTCATGCCCAGCTCGAACAGGCCATTCAGGGCGGCTTTCCGGAGATAGAGCAGTTGCTCCAACTGCTGGAGCGGGAAAAGAACCCCTTTGTCTGCCTGGAGGCGCTCCTGGACGAGCTGGAAGGCCTGAAGGCCGTGATTTTAAGCCCCGAACACTTTGAACCAACCGAACAGATCTACCACAAGCGCCACATTGCCGTGGACATCCCCTCGGTCTACGGCCGCTACAGTGAGCGCAAGTTTGATGCCCTAGGTCTGACGTTCCGGCTGGAGACCGTGGCCAATGTGTATCTGGAGCGGCTCTTCGATACGGTGAATCTGTCCTTCATCACCCAGGCTACCTTCATCAGCATTCTGCGCTGCCTCAAGGTTTTTTCCCGCGCCCTGAATGTGGACGGCATCGGCAGCCGCCGGCTCGATACCTATATCAGCATGCTGGAGTCATCGATAGGAATACGTCGGTTTTCCTATACGCAACAGCTTGATATCATGCGAGGATTGTCTGAAGGTGTCAAGGATATTATCTATGCCTATTACACAAATATTCACCAGAACAATCTCTCCATTATAGTTCCCCAGATAGGTATGGAGAATATGCTGGCAAAATATCAGAAGGTCTGGGATAACGATGCCAGAAACATGCCGGAAAATGTACTCAGAATTTCAGAGATCTTTTTCCGTGATCTGATTGCCACGACATTTGGCCTGCAACATCTGGACAATTTTATTGGCAATATCATAAGTACTCTGGAATCACAGCAGGATTTGCTGGATCATGATACGCTGGATCTTTTGATGACCTACAATCCCAAAATGGCTATCAGTCTGATTCATGATCCTAATCCGGCAACGAATAACCTCATTCATCTGGGTAATAAAGGATACAATCTGATGGTGCTGGCCGGAGAGCAGAAGCCGGTGCCGCCGGCCTTTGTCATCACCACCGAGGTGTTTCGCTGCCGCAGCGCCCTGCAGCGCTTTGGCCGCGCCAGAGAGGAATTCATGCGCCGGATGCGGCGGGCCATTACCGAGGTGGAAAATCGTGCGGGCCTGGTTTTCGGCTCCACCGAAAGACCGCTTTTGCTGTCCGTGCGTTCCGGCTCGGCCATTTCCATGCCAGGCATCATGTCCACCATTCACAACGTGGGCTTCAACGAGGAGCTGGTGGAGGAGTACGTCAGCCTGCACCCGGAGCGCCGCTATTTTGCCTGGGACAATTTCCGGCGCTTCCAGCAGTCCTGGGGCATGTGCGAGGGCATGGACCGCGAGGATTTCCAGGAGATCATGAATGCCCACAAGGCCCAGTTCCATGTGCGCTACAAACGTGAGTTCACCGCAGAGGCCATGCACGAGCTGGCCCTGAAATATCAGGATCTGGTGCGCAGCCGGGGCTTTGCCGTGCCGGATGACCCCTGGCTGCAACTGGTCGCCGCGGTCGAGCTGGTGCTGCACTCCTGGGATACGCCCAAGGCCCGGGAGTACCGCCACCTGATGCGGGTTTCCGACGACTGGGGTACAGCGGTCATCGTGCAGGCCATGGCCTACGGCAATCTGAATGCCGGAGCCGGCAGCGGCGTCCTCTTCACTGCCCACCCCTATCGCAAGGTGCGGCGGGTGGCGCTCTGGGGCGACTATGCCACGGGCGACCAGGGCGAGGACATCGTCTCCGGTCTGGTCACGAGCTATCCCATCTCGGTGGAGCAGGCGGAGATCGACGGCCGCGACGAGGACATGACGCTGGAACGACGCTTTCCGGAGATCTATGAGCGCCTTTTGACCATCAGCCGCGAGCTGGTCTACGACAAGGAGTGGAACGCGCAGGAAATCGAGTTCACCTTCGAGGGGCCAAAGGCGGAACAGCTCTACCTGCTGCAAAGCCGCGACATGATTACGATCAAAAAGAAGGAGCACCTCATGGTCTTTGCCGATTCCGACTTTGCGCACCGCCATATCGTGGCCAAGGGCATTGGCGTTTCCGGCTCGGCCATGAGCGGCAAGGCGGTGTTCACGGAGGAACATATCCGCGATCTCCGGCGTGCCGCGCCGGACGAAAAGCTGATCCTTATCCGGCAGGATACGGTGCCTGAGGACATCCGGGAGATTTCCATGGCCGACGGGCTGGTGACCTCGAGGGGCGGCCAGACTTCCCACGCCTCGGTGATGGCGACCAGGCTGGAAAAAACCTGCGTGGTCGGCTGCCGCGAGATGCAGGTCTACGAAACGGAAGGCTACGCGCAGATCGGCGACACCCGCATCGCCTTCGGCGATCCGATTGCCATCGACGGCCGTCACGGTCTGTTGCTCGAGGGCAACTATCCTCTCAACGAGGAGGTTCACATCCTGCCGCTCTGA
- a CDS encoding B12-binding domain-containing radical SAM protein: MPAIVLATINARYIHASLGLRWLKANLAGLAAETQILEFTLEDRAADMAEAILAAGPRIVGLGVYIWNARQSRELVVLLKQVAPELVVVLGGPEVSHEPFRVDFGAADYIVQGEGELAFAALSRDVLAGRQRAERIIAARGPEPAALALPYDLYTDTDIAHRVLYIEASRGCPFGCEFCLSSLDRRLRFFKTTTMLAELEKLWRRGARTFKFVDRSFNCSAHMALAILDFFLDKTPPFHAHFEVVPDHFPAAIRERLRRFPAGCLQLEIGIQTLKAGVAAAIGRRLDMEKIRENLRFLTQETAAHLHLDLIMGLPGESALDFGDNLDQLMLWSAGQAEIQLGILKKLSGTAITRHDERFGMVYSPEPPYELLQNHQIPFAAMQELGRMARFWDLVVNSGNFRRTAPLLWQDGRVFSGFSAFARWLFAETRATWKIALPRLAELLFQYLVRERACEPARCANLLAADILTVKGRVLPAAIQAHVTLVPVLHHRPARPLAKRQHRRQAY, from the coding sequence ATGCCCGCCATCGTTCTTGCCACCATCAATGCCCGGTATATCCACGCGAGCCTGGGTCTGCGCTGGCTGAAGGCCAATCTGGCCGGGCTGGCGGCAGAGACGCAGATTCTGGAATTTACGCTGGAAGACCGGGCCGCGGACATGGCCGAGGCCATTCTGGCCGCAGGGCCGCGCATCGTGGGCCTGGGCGTCTATATCTGGAACGCCCGGCAGAGCCGCGAGCTTGTGGTTTTGCTGAAGCAGGTCGCGCCGGAGCTTGTCGTGGTTCTGGGCGGGCCGGAGGTGAGCCACGAGCCCTTTCGGGTGGATTTTGGCGCGGCCGACTATATCGTGCAGGGCGAGGGCGAGCTGGCCTTTGCCGCCCTGAGCCGGGATGTGCTGGCCGGCCGGCAGCGGGCGGAGCGGATAATTGCCGCCAGGGGGCCGGAGCCGGCTGCCCTCGCGTTGCCCTATGACTTGTACACGGACACGGACATCGCCCACCGGGTGCTCTATATCGAGGCCTCGCGCGGCTGCCCCTTTGGCTGCGAGTTCTGCCTTTCCTCTCTGGACAGGCGGCTGCGTTTTTTTAAGACAACCACGATGCTGGCCGAACTGGAAAAGCTGTGGCGGCGGGGGGCGCGCACCTTCAAGTTTGTGGACCGCAGCTTCAACTGCTCCGCGCACATGGCTCTGGCCATTCTGGACTTTTTCCTCGACAAAACGCCGCCTTTTCACGCGCATTTCGAGGTGGTGCCCGACCATTTTCCGGCCGCGATCCGGGAGCGGCTGCGGCGTTTTCCGGCGGGCTGCCTGCAGTTGGAAATCGGCATCCAGACGCTCAAGGCCGGGGTGGCGGCAGCCATCGGCAGACGGCTGGATATGGAGAAGATTCGCGAGAACCTGCGCTTTCTCACGCAGGAGACCGCGGCCCATCTGCATCTGGACCTGATCATGGGCCTGCCGGGCGAGAGCGCCCTGGACTTCGGCGACAACCTCGACCAGTTGATGCTTTGGAGCGCCGGCCAGGCCGAGATTCAGCTCGGCATCCTGAAAAAGCTCTCCGGTACAGCCATAACCCGTCATGACGAGCGCTTTGGCATGGTGTACAGCCCCGAACCGCCGTATGAGCTCTTGCAAAACCACCAGATTCCTTTTGCCGCCATGCAGGAACTGGGGCGCATGGCCCGCTTCTGGGATTTGGTGGTGAACAGCGGCAATTTCCGCAGGACCGCACCGCTGCTCTGGCAGGATGGCCGCGTATTCAGCGGGTTCTCCGCCTTTGCCCGCTGGCTCTTCGCCGAAACCAGGGCCACCTGGAAAATTGCGCTGCCCAGGCTGGCCGAGCTGCTCTTCCAGTATCTGGTGCGGGAAAGGGCCTGTGAGCCGGCAAGATGCGCCAATCTTCTGGCTGCGGATATTCTGACCGTAAAGGGCCGGGTTTTGCCGGCTGCCATTCAGGCCCATGTGACACTCGTGCCCGTCCTGCACCATAGGCCCGCCAGACCGCTGGCCAAACGGCAGCACCGCCGCCAGGCCTATTGA
- the fusA gene encoding elongation factor G, producing MKKDLDKVRNIGISAHIDSGKTTLTERILFFTQRIHAIHEVRGKDGVGATMDSMDLERERGITIQSAATHCTWKDYAINIIDTPGHVDFTIEVERALRVLDGAVLILCSVGGVQSQSITVNRQMTRYRVPRIAFVNKCDRTGANPYRVVQQIRDKLGLNAVMLQMPIGLEADLEGMVDLVTMEAVYFDGEQGQQIRREAIPEALLEEAQAKREALLDAVSMFSDELMEAMLEEKEIAPELIHEAIRKGTLALEFTPVMMGSAYKNKGIQLLLDAVGAYLPNPKDIENIALDLNEDEKEVRVSNNVEDPLVALAFKLEDGRYGQLTYIRTYQGGIRKGDTIVNTRTGKKIKVGRLVRMHADEMEEIEEAGSGDIVALFGVDCASGDTFCAPELNWSMSSMHIPAPVISLAIRPVDNKAQINMSKALNRFTKEDPTFKTFVDHETGETIISGMGELHLDVYIERMRREYNAEVEAGAPQVAYREAITRRADFDYTHKKQTGGSGQFGRVAGFMEPMEEGDYEFVDQIVGGTIPREFIGSCDKGFQKSLEKGTLVGAPITGVRVTINDGSSHAVDSSDVAFQVAAMGAFRQGYEKAGAVIMEPIMKVAVEGPSEFQGAVMGSINQRRGVIIGTSEDSNYTVVEAEVPLVEMFGYSTVLRSLTQGKAEFTMEFASYKQVPRNLADELIKSFNEKKKEA from the coding sequence ATGAAAAAGGATCTGGACAAGGTACGGAACATAGGCATAAGCGCCCACATTGACTCGGGCAAAACCACGCTGACGGAACGCATTCTGTTTTTTACGCAGCGCATTCACGCCATTCACGAGGTGCGCGGCAAAGACGGGGTCGGCGCAACCATGGATTCCATGGATCTGGAACGCGAGCGTGGCATCACCATCCAGAGCGCAGCGACCCACTGCACTTGGAAGGACTACGCCATCAACATCATCGACACCCCGGGCCACGTGGACTTTACCATCGAGGTGGAGCGCGCGCTCCGGGTGCTGGACGGCGCCGTCCTGATTCTCTGCTCGGTGGGCGGCGTGCAGTCGCAGTCCATTACCGTGAACCGGCAGATGACCCGCTACAGGGTGCCCCGCATCGCCTTTGTCAACAAATGCGACCGCACCGGCGCCAATCCCTACCGGGTCGTGCAGCAGATCCGCGACAAGCTGGGCCTGAATGCCGTGATGCTGCAGATGCCCATCGGCCTTGAGGCCGACCTGGAAGGCATGGTGGATCTGGTGACCATGGAGGCCGTATATTTCGACGGCGAGCAGGGACAGCAGATCCGCCGTGAAGCCATTCCGGAGGCGCTGCTGGAGGAGGCTCAGGCCAAGCGCGAGGCGCTTTTGGACGCGGTGTCCATGTTCTCCGACGAGCTGATGGAGGCCATGCTGGAGGAGAAGGAGATTGCTCCGGAGCTGATTCACGAGGCCATCCGCAAGGGCACCCTGGCCCTGGAGTTCACCCCGGTGATGATGGGCTCTGCCTACAAGAACAAGGGCATCCAGCTCCTGCTGGACGCCGTGGGCGCGTATCTGCCCAATCCGAAGGATATTGAAAATATCGCGCTCGACCTGAACGAAGACGAAAAGGAAGTCAGGGTCAGCAACAATGTGGAAGACCCGCTGGTGGCCCTGGCCTTCAAGCTGGAAGACGGCCGCTACGGCCAGCTCACCTACATCCGTACCTATCAGGGCGGGATCAGGAAGGGCGACACCATCGTGAACACCCGCACCGGCAAAAAGATCAAGGTCGGCCGTCTGGTGCGTATGCACGCCGACGAGATGGAGGAAATCGAAGAGGCCGGATCCGGCGACATCGTGGCGCTCTTCGGCGTGGACTGCGCCTCGGGCGACACCTTCTGCGCCCCCGAGCTGAACTGGTCCATGAGTTCCATGCACATCCCCGCGCCGGTGATTTCGCTGGCCATCAGGCCGGTGGACAACAAGGCGCAGATCAACATGTCCAAGGCGCTCAATCGCTTCACCAAGGAAGATCCCACCTTCAAGACCTTTGTGGATCACGAAACCGGCGAGACCATCATTTCCGGCATGGGCGAACTGCATCTGGACGTGTACATCGAGCGCATGAGACGCGAGTACAACGCCGAGGTGGAGGCGGGTGCGCCCCAGGTGGCCTATCGCGAGGCCATTACCAGGCGGGCCGACTTCGACTACACCCATAAGAAACAGACCGGCGGTTCCGGTCAGTTCGGCCGGGTGGCCGGTTTCATGGAACCCATGGAAGAGGGCGACTACGAGTTTGTGGACCAGATCGTGGGCGGCACCATTCCCCGCGAATTTATCGGTTCCTGCGACAAGGGCTTCCAGAAGTCCCTGGAAAAGGGCACCCTGGTGGGTGCGCCCATTACCGGGGTGCGGGTCACCATCAACGATGGCTCCTCCCACGCGGTGGACTCCTCGGATGTGGCCTTTCAGGTGGCGGCCATGGGTGCTTTCAGGCAGGGCTACGAAAAGGCCGGCGCCGTGATCATGGAGCCGATCATGAAGGTGGCCGTCGAGGGGCCGTCCGAATTTCAGGGCGCGGTCATGGGCAGCATCAACCAGCGCCGCGGCGTGATTATCGGCACCTCCGAGGACAGCAACTACACCGTGGTCGAGGCGGAAGTGCCGCTGGTGGAGATGTTCGGCTATTCCACGGTGCTGCGCTCCCTGACGCAGGGCAAGGCGGAGTTCACCATGGAATTCGCCAGCTACAAGCAGGTGCCCAGAAATCTGGCGGACGAGCTGATCAAGTCCTTTAACGAAAAGAAGAAAGAGGCCTGA
- the hisA gene encoding phosphoribosylformimino-5-aminoimidazole carboxamide ribotide isomerase produces MRFRPCIDLHDGKVKQIVGSTLRDEPGALRANFSSSLPASHYASLYRRDQLPGGHVVMLGPGNEAAAAEALAAWPGGLQVGGGVTADNAERWLARGASHVIVTSWIFREGQVDMQRLAHLAGLVGKAHLVLDLSCRFRENAYYVVSEHWQRFTSLRLDGATLSALAAYCDEFLVHAVDVEGTCTGLDAGLLALLAEAAPIPTTYAGGISSMADLELVERVGRGRIDATVGSALDIFGGQGIKYSDILARFAPAGREMAGGGGHREGSL; encoded by the coding sequence ATGCGTTTTCGTCCCTGCATCGATCTGCATGACGGCAAGGTGAAGCAGATTGTCGGCTCGACCTTGCGGGACGAACCCGGCGCCCTGCGCGCCAATTTTTCTTCTTCCCTTCCTGCTTCCCATTACGCATCCCTCTACCGGCGCGACCAACTCCCGGGCGGCCACGTCGTCATGCTGGGGCCGGGCAACGAGGCTGCGGCCGCCGAGGCCCTGGCCGCTTGGCCGGGCGGTCTGCAGGTGGGCGGCGGCGTGACGGCGGACAACGCCGAACGGTGGCTCGCCCGTGGCGCCTCGCATGTCATCGTGACTTCGTGGATTTTTCGCGAAGGCCAGGTGGATATGCAGCGGCTGGCCCATCTGGCCGGGCTGGTGGGCAAGGCGCATCTGGTTCTGGATTTGAGCTGCCGTTTTCGGGAAAACGCGTACTATGTGGTGAGTGAGCACTGGCAGCGTTTCACCTCACTGCGGCTGGATGGGGCGACGCTGTCCGCCCTGGCCGCGTACTGCGATGAATTTCTGGTGCACGCTGTGGATGTGGAGGGGACCTGCACCGGCCTGGATGCGGGGCTTCTGGCGCTGCTGGCCGAGGCTGCCCCAATCCCCACGACCTATGCCGGCGGCATCTCCAGCATGGCCGATCTGGAGCTGGTGGAGCGAGTGGGCCGCGGCCGCATTGACGCCACCGTGGGTTCGGCACTGGATATTTTTGGCGGTCAGGGTATCAAATACAGCGACATACTTGCCCGTTTCGCTCCGGCCGGCCGGGAGATGGCCGGTGGGGGCGGGCATCGGGAGGGGAGCCTATGA